The following are encoded together in the Halomonas halophila genome:
- the gpt gene encoding xanthine phosphoribosyltransferase produces MMSHRYHQHFTVSWDQLHRDVRELCHRLVERDFQGIVAITRGGLIPAALIARELNVRLIDTVCIKSYEGQDQGALEVMKGVDHDGDGWLLVDDLVDTGKTARKVREMLPRAHFVTVYAKPEGRPLVDQYLTEVAQDCWIQFPWDMGVTYVEPLADRIKR; encoded by the coding sequence ATCATGAGTCATCGCTATCACCAGCACTTCACCGTGTCCTGGGACCAGCTGCACCGGGACGTGCGCGAGCTTTGCCATCGACTGGTCGAGCGCGACTTCCAGGGCATCGTCGCCATCACCCGCGGCGGCCTGATTCCGGCGGCGCTGATCGCCCGCGAGCTCAATGTGCGACTGATCGACACCGTCTGTATCAAGAGCTACGAGGGGCAGGACCAGGGGGCGCTCGAGGTGATGAAGGGCGTCGACCACGACGGCGACGGCTGGCTGCTGGTGGACGATCTCGTCGATACCGGCAAGACGGCGCGCAAGGTACGCGAGATGCTGCCTCGCGCACACTTCGTCACCGTCTATGCCAAGCCGGAGGGGCGCCCGCTGGTTGACCAGTACCTCACCGAGGTGGCCCAGGACTGCTGGATCCAGTTCCCCTGGGACATGGGGGTGACCTATGTCGAACCCCTGGCCGACCGGATCAAGCGCTGA
- a CDS encoding adenine phosphoribosyltransferase: protein MSIYGDYIKSVIRTVPDWPQPGVNFRDITPLLQNSSAFRKLIDSFVHRYQDLELDAIAAIDARGFIVGAPLAYELGCSFVPVRKKGKLPFKTISETYTLEYGEAEVELHSDAFREGDRILVVDDLIATGGTMLAAAKLITRSGGHVVETSTIVDLPDLGGADRIREAGFNVFAVCSFTEDE, encoded by the coding sequence ATGAGCATCTACGGCGACTACATCAAGTCCGTCATCCGCACCGTACCCGACTGGCCGCAGCCGGGCGTCAACTTCCGTGACATCACGCCGCTGCTGCAGAACAGCTCGGCCTTCCGCAAGCTGATCGACAGCTTCGTGCACCGCTACCAGGACCTGGAGCTCGACGCCATCGCCGCCATCGACGCGCGCGGCTTCATCGTCGGCGCGCCGCTGGCCTACGAGCTGGGCTGCAGCTTCGTGCCGGTGCGCAAGAAGGGCAAGCTGCCGTTCAAGACCATCAGCGAGACCTATACGCTGGAATACGGCGAAGCCGAGGTCGAGCTGCACAGCGACGCCTTCCGCGAGGGCGACCGCATCCTGGTGGTCGACGACCTGATCGCCACCGGTGGCACCATGCTGGCCGCGGCCAAGCTGATCACCCGCAGCGGCGGCCATGTGGTGGAGACGTCCACCATCGTCGACCTCCCGGACCTGGGTGGCGCCGATCGTATTCGCGAGGCCGGTTTCAACGTCTTCGCGGTCTGTTCCTTCACCGAGGACGAGTGA
- a CDS encoding anti-virulence regulator CigR family protein, with protein sequence MPSQRRRFHRLAPTGALILGLVALPALANPGNGGGPPEHAKGGQGGQGGQGSQGPSERLHRDATDRDRERHEERRFDDRDWDRDRDRYGRDGPSLEEALIRDIFYGHRDRYAREDRASIPPGVRQNLARGKPMPPGIGKRFDDDIRRDLPHYDGYEWRRVGVDAVLVDITNDIIYDVIRDVLD encoded by the coding sequence ATGCCCTCACAGAGACGTCGATTCCATCGCCTGGCGCCGACCGGCGCCCTGATCCTCGGCCTCGTGGCGCTGCCGGCGCTGGCCAATCCCGGCAACGGCGGCGGACCGCCGGAGCATGCCAAGGGCGGACAGGGAGGACAGGGAGGACAGGGCAGTCAGGGGCCATCGGAACGGCTGCACCGGGACGCGACCGACCGGGATCGCGAGCGACATGAGGAGCGCCGCTTCGATGATCGGGACTGGGATCGTGACCGCGACCGTTATGGCCGTGACGGCCCCAGCCTCGAGGAAGCGCTGATCCGCGATATCTTTTACGGGCATCGCGATCGCTATGCCCGTGAGGATCGCGCCTCGATTCCCCCGGGGGTGCGGCAGAACCTGGCCCGCGGCAAGCCCATGCCTCCCGGCATCGGCAAGCGGTTCGACGACGACATCCGTCGCGACCTGCCGCACTACGACGGCTACGAATGGCGCCGCGTCGGTGTCGATGCGGTGCTGGTCGATATCACCAACGACATCATCTACGACGTGATCCGCGACGTGCTCGACTGA
- the ppsA gene encoding phosphoenolpyruvate synthase, translating into MDDYIQWFDQLGMNDVERVGGKNASLGEMISNLAEAGVTVPGGFATTAHAYREFLSHEGLNERINQALSTLDVDDVAELARVGAQIRQWVIDTPLPPTFEAALRESYDKLAAMHPNLKVAVRSSATAEDLPDASFAGQQETFLNIEGFDNIKRAVHEVFASLFNDRAISYRVHRGYAHENVALSAGIQKMVRSETGASGVMFTLDTESGYRDAVFVTASWGLGETVVQGAVNPDEFYVHKPTLAAGRPAVLRRNLGSKLIKMVYTEDASAGKSVETVDVPLADRARFCVDDEQVMALARQAVIIEQHYGRPMDIEWAMDGDDGKLYIVQARPETVVSQQEGGKLERFQLKEKGRTLVTGRAIGQRIGSGAVKVVETPEDMDKIHAGDVLVTDMTDPDWEPVMKRASAIVTNRGGRTCHAAIIARELGIPAVVGCGDATEVLEDGREVTVSCAEGDTGHVYDGQLAFERNVTSVDAMPEIPFKIMMNVGNPDRAFSFAGLPNAGVGLARLEFIINRMIGVHPKALLDYETLSPDLQQTIDVRTAGYDDPVSFYVDKLVEGVSTLAASFYPQRVIVRLSDFKSNEYENLIGGKLYEPGEENPMLGFRGASRYLSEDFQACFELECRAIKRVRDEMGLDNVEIMVPFVRTTEEASGVIDLLAANGLKRGDNGLKVIMMCELPANALLADEFLEYFDGFSIGSNDLTQLTLGLDRDSGIVAGLFEERNPAVKKLLSMAIQACKTQGKYVGICGQGPSDHPDLAKWLMEQGIDSVSLNPDAVLETWFMLAGETLG; encoded by the coding sequence GTGGACGATTACATTCAGTGGTTCGATCAGCTGGGCATGAACGACGTCGAGCGCGTCGGCGGCAAGAATGCCTCGCTCGGCGAGATGATCTCCAACCTGGCCGAGGCCGGCGTCACCGTGCCCGGCGGTTTCGCTACCACCGCCCACGCCTACCGCGAGTTCCTGTCCCACGAAGGCCTCAACGAGCGCATCAACCAGGCGCTGTCCACGCTGGACGTCGATGACGTCGCCGAGCTGGCCCGCGTCGGTGCCCAGATCCGCCAGTGGGTGATCGACACGCCGCTGCCCCCGACCTTCGAGGCCGCCCTGCGCGAGAGCTACGACAAGCTCGCCGCCATGCACCCCAACCTCAAGGTCGCGGTGCGCAGCTCCGCCACCGCCGAGGACCTGCCGGACGCGTCCTTCGCCGGCCAGCAGGAGACCTTCCTCAACATCGAAGGCTTCGACAACATCAAGCGTGCCGTGCACGAGGTGTTCGCCTCGCTGTTCAACGACCGCGCCATCTCCTACCGCGTGCACCGCGGCTACGCCCACGAGAACGTGGCGCTGTCCGCCGGCATCCAGAAGATGGTGCGCTCCGAGACCGGCGCCTCCGGCGTGATGTTCACCCTGGACACCGAGTCCGGCTACCGCGATGCGGTCTTCGTCACCGCCTCCTGGGGCCTGGGCGAGACCGTGGTGCAGGGTGCGGTGAACCCCGACGAGTTCTATGTCCACAAGCCGACCCTGGCCGCCGGCCGCCCGGCCGTGCTGCGTCGCAATCTGGGCTCCAAGCTGATCAAGATGGTCTACACCGAGGATGCCAGCGCCGGCAAGTCGGTCGAGACCGTGGACGTCCCGCTGGCCGACCGCGCGCGCTTCTGCGTCGACGACGAGCAGGTCATGGCACTGGCTCGCCAGGCGGTGATCATCGAGCAGCACTACGGCCGCCCGATGGACATCGAGTGGGCCATGGACGGCGACGACGGCAAGCTCTACATCGTCCAGGCGCGCCCCGAAACCGTGGTCTCCCAGCAGGAAGGCGGCAAGCTCGAGCGTTTCCAGCTCAAGGAAAAAGGCCGCACTCTGGTGACCGGCCGGGCCATCGGTCAGCGCATCGGCAGCGGCGCGGTCAAGGTCGTCGAGACCCCCGAGGACATGGACAAGATCCATGCCGGCGACGTGCTGGTCACCGACATGACCGACCCCGACTGGGAGCCGGTGATGAAGCGCGCCTCGGCCATCGTCACCAACCGCGGCGGCCGTACCTGCCACGCGGCGATCATCGCCCGCGAGCTGGGCATCCCGGCCGTGGTCGGCTGCGGCGACGCCACCGAGGTGCTCGAGGACGGCCGCGAGGTCACCGTGTCCTGCGCCGAGGGCGACACCGGTCACGTCTACGACGGCCAGCTGGCCTTCGAGCGCAACGTCACCAGCGTCGACGCCATGCCGGAAATCCCGTTCAAGATCATGATGAACGTCGGCAACCCGGACCGCGCCTTCAGCTTCGCCGGCCTGCCCAACGCCGGTGTCGGCCTGGCGCGCCTGGAGTTCATCATCAACCGCATGATCGGCGTGCACCCCAAGGCGCTGCTCGACTACGAGACCCTGTCGCCGGATCTGCAGCAGACCATCGACGTGCGTACCGCCGGCTACGACGACCCGGTCAGCTTCTACGTCGACAAGCTGGTCGAAGGCGTCTCCACCCTGGCGGCCTCCTTCTACCCGCAGCGGGTCATCGTGCGCCTCTCGGACTTCAAGTCCAACGAGTACGAGAACCTGATCGGCGGCAAGCTCTACGAGCCGGGTGAAGAGAACCCGATGCTCGGCTTCCGCGGCGCCTCGCGCTACCTCTCCGAGGACTTCCAGGCCTGCTTCGAGCTGGAGTGCCGGGCGATCAAGCGCGTGCGCGACGAGATGGGCCTCGACAACGTCGAGATCATGGTGCCCTTCGTGCGTACCACCGAGGAAGCGAGCGGCGTCATCGACCTGCTGGCCGCCAACGGCCTGAAGCGCGGCGACAACGGCCTCAAGGTCATCATGATGTGCGAGCTGCCGGCCAACGCCCTGCTGGCCGACGAGTTCCTCGAGTACTTCGACGGCTTCTCCATCGGCTCCAACGACCTGACCCAGCTGACCCTGGGCCTCGACCGCGACTCCGGCATCGTCGCCGGCCTCTTCGAGGAGCGTAATCCGGCGGTCAAGAAGCTGCTGTCCATGGCCATCCAGGCCTGCAAGACCCAGGGCAAGTACGTGGGCATCTGCGGCCAGGGCCCGTCCGACCACCCCGACCTCGCCAAGTGGCTGATGGAGCAGGGCATCGACTCCGTGTCCCTGAACCCGGACGCGGTACTGGAAACCTGGTTCATGCTGGCCGGCGAAACCCTGGGCTGA
- a CDS encoding acyl-CoA dehydrogenase, which yields MSQITPMTWDDPFRLIDQLDGDERLAQQTAHDYCQEQLLPRVREANRLERFDREIMTEMGELGLLGATIDGFGCAGMNYVSYGLIAREVERVDSGYRSAMSVQSSLVMYPIHAFGSEAQKDRYLPKLASGEWVGAFGLTEPDHGSDPGAMSTRARRTGGGWRLSGTKTWITNAPIADVFVVWARDEEGTIRGFVLEQGMTGLSAPRIDGKFSLRASTTGQIVMQDVEVSDDARLPGVTGLKGPFSCLNRARFGIAWGSMGAAEACWHAARQYTLDRQQFGRPLAANQLIQKKLADMQTEIALGLQAALRVGRMIDDGQLVPETISLIKRNNCGKALDIARQARDMHGGNGISDEYPVIRHVMNLEAVNTYEGTHDIHALILGRAQTGIQAFTG from the coding sequence ATGAGCCAGATCACTCCCATGACCTGGGATGACCCCTTCCGCCTCATCGATCAGCTGGACGGCGACGAACGCCTGGCCCAGCAGACCGCCCACGACTACTGCCAGGAGCAGCTGCTGCCCCGGGTGCGCGAGGCCAACCGCCTGGAGCGCTTCGATCGCGAGATCATGACCGAGATGGGCGAGCTCGGCCTGCTCGGGGCGACCATCGACGGCTTCGGCTGCGCCGGGATGAACTATGTCAGCTACGGGCTGATCGCCCGCGAGGTCGAGCGGGTCGACTCCGGCTATCGCAGCGCCATGAGCGTGCAGTCGAGCCTGGTCATGTACCCGATTCACGCCTTCGGCAGCGAGGCCCAGAAGGATCGCTACCTGCCGAAGCTCGCCAGCGGCGAGTGGGTCGGCGCCTTCGGTCTCACCGAGCCGGATCACGGCTCCGATCCCGGCGCCATGTCGACCCGTGCCCGGCGCACCGGCGGTGGCTGGCGGCTCAGCGGCACCAAGACCTGGATCACCAACGCGCCGATCGCCGACGTCTTCGTGGTCTGGGCCCGGGACGAGGAGGGCACGATCCGCGGTTTCGTGCTGGAGCAGGGCATGACGGGACTGTCGGCCCCCAGGATCGACGGCAAGTTCAGCCTGCGTGCCTCGACCACCGGTCAGATCGTGATGCAGGACGTGGAGGTCTCGGACGACGCCCGTCTGCCCGGCGTCACCGGCCTCAAGGGGCCCTTCTCGTGCCTCAACCGTGCCCGCTTCGGCATCGCCTGGGGCAGCATGGGCGCCGCCGAGGCCTGCTGGCACGCCGCCCGTCAGTACACCCTCGACCGGCAGCAGTTCGGTCGCCCCCTGGCCGCCAATCAGCTGATCCAGAAGAAGCTCGCCGACATGCAGACCGAGATCGCGCTGGGGCTGCAAGCCGCGCTGCGGGTGGGGCGGATGATCGACGACGGCCAGCTGGTGCCCGAGACCATCTCGCTGATCAAGCGTAACAACTGCGGCAAGGCCCTGGACATCGCCCGTCAGGCGCGGGACATGCACGGCGGCAACGGCATCAGCGACGAGTATCCGGTGATCCGCCACGTCATGAATCTCGAGGCGGTCAACACCTACGAGGGCACCCACGATATTCATGCGCTGATACTCGGCCGGGCGCAGACCGGCATTCAGGCCTTCACCGGATAA
- the upp gene encoding uracil phosphoribosyltransferase, translating into MSVHAIQHPLVQHKLGLMREAGISTKSFRELAGEVAKLLTYEATQDLELETTELDGWSGNKIPVQQLKGKKTTIVPILRAGLGMLDGVTDLIPSARISVVGLYRDEETLEPVPYFSKFAGEMDERMAIVIDPMLATGGTMVATLDMLRERGCQHMKVIVLVASPEGIERVQASYPDIEIYTAAVDERLDEHGYIVPGLGDAGDKIFGTR; encoded by the coding sequence ATGAGTGTCCATGCCATCCAGCATCCCCTGGTCCAGCACAAGCTGGGACTGATGCGCGAGGCCGGTATCAGCACCAAGAGTTTCCGAGAACTGGCCGGCGAGGTGGCCAAGCTGCTGACCTACGAGGCGACCCAGGATCTGGAGCTGGAAACCACCGAGCTCGACGGCTGGAGCGGCAACAAGATTCCCGTCCAGCAGCTCAAGGGCAAGAAGACCACTATCGTGCCGATCCTGCGTGCCGGTCTCGGCATGCTCGACGGCGTCACCGATCTGATTCCCAGCGCGCGGATCAGCGTGGTCGGCCTCTACCGCGACGAGGAGACCCTCGAGCCGGTGCCGTACTTCTCCAAGTTCGCTGGCGAGATGGACGAGCGCATGGCCATCGTCATCGATCCGATGCTGGCCACCGGCGGCACCATGGTCGCGACGCTGGACATGCTGCGCGAGCGCGGCTGCCAGCACATGAAGGTGATCGTGCTGGTGGCCTCGCCCGAGGGCATCGAGCGCGTGCAGGCATCCTACCCGGACATCGAGATCTACACCGCCGCGGTGGATGAGCGCCTGGACGAGCACGGCTACATCGTCCCCGGGCTGGGGGATGCCGGGGACAAGATCTTCGGCACCCGCTGA
- the ppsR gene encoding posphoenolpyruvate synthetase regulatory kinase/phosphorylase PpsR — protein MTRTAFFISDGTGITAESLGRSLLAQFENVEIRMLTKPYIDSVEKAKRLVEVIQATAVKDGNTPIIIDTIVDQDVRAVIRDAEGFQVDIFSTFLEPLEQELATHSSYSVGRTHAIGSDDVYMDRIQSVHFALDNDDGARTHQYDKADIILVGVSRCGKTPSSLYLALQFGIRAANYPLTEDDQDENGSLKLPPVLAKHRHKLFGLTIDPRRLAAIRHERRPNSRYSSMDQCVQEVAEAEALYRRMHIPYIDTTRFSVEEISTRMIAETGISRRFSPR, from the coding sequence ATGACACGCACCGCCTTCTTCATTTCCGACGGCACCGGCATCACCGCCGAGAGCCTGGGTCGCAGCCTGCTGGCCCAGTTCGAGAACGTCGAGATCCGCATGCTGACCAAGCCCTACATCGACAGCGTCGAAAAGGCCAAGCGCCTGGTCGAGGTGATCCAGGCCACCGCAGTCAAGGACGGCAACACGCCGATCATCATCGACACCATCGTCGACCAGGACGTGCGCGCCGTGATCCGCGACGCCGAGGGCTTCCAGGTCGACATCTTCTCGACCTTCCTCGAGCCGCTGGAGCAGGAGCTGGCCACCCACTCCTCCTACAGCGTGGGCCGTACCCACGCCATCGGCAGCGACGATGTCTACATGGACCGCATCCAGTCGGTGCACTTCGCCCTGGACAACGACGACGGTGCCCGCACTCACCAGTACGACAAGGCGGACATCATCCTGGTCGGGGTGTCACGCTGCGGCAAGACGCCGAGCTCGCTGTACCTGGCGCTGCAGTTCGGCATCCGCGCCGCCAACTACCCGCTGACCGAAGACGACCAGGACGAGAACGGCAGCCTCAAGCTGCCGCCGGTGCTGGCCAAGCATCGCCACAAGCTGTTCGGCCTGACCATCGATCCGCGCCGGCTGGCGGCGATCCGCCACGAACGACGTCCCAACAGCCGCTACAGCTCCATGGATCAGTGCGTGCAGGAAGTGGCCGAGGCCGAGGCGCTGTATCGTCGCATGCACATCCCCTACATCGATACCACGCGCTTCTCGGTGGAGGAGATCTCGACACGGATGATCGCCGAGACTGGCATCAGCCGACGCTTCTCGCCGCGCTGA
- a CDS encoding CaiB/BaiF CoA transferase family protein: MSGPLEGVVVLDLSRVLAGPWAGQLLADLGARVIKVEHPERGDDTRGWGPPWLEGEVSGEDGSEEGAERLAAYYLCANRGKQSLAVDIATEAGQALVRRLAAGADVVLENFKVGGLARYGLDHQSLKAVNPGLIGCSITGFGQDGPYAHRAGYDFMIQALGGLMSLTGEPDGMPMKTGVAITDVMTGLYAAIGVLAALYERQQGKGSSPSGGRHIDVALLDVQLATLANQALNARVTGENPARHGNAHPNIVPYQAFACADGYLVLTVGNDAQFARLAELLGHPEWSGDPAFATNAARVAHRESLVPRIAEALLTRGRDAWLADLEALGVPAGPINTLTEAFDDPQVRHRGLCRSLAHADGRTVPQMANPLRFDGESATSDCPPPGLGQDSDAVLAELGLDAEAIARLRRLNIVR, translated from the coding sequence ATGAGCGGACCGCTGGAAGGCGTGGTGGTGCTGGACCTGTCCCGGGTGCTGGCCGGGCCCTGGGCGGGGCAGCTGCTGGCCGACCTGGGCGCTCGGGTGATCAAGGTCGAGCATCCCGAGCGCGGTGACGACACCCGCGGCTGGGGGCCGCCCTGGCTGGAGGGCGAGGTTAGCGGAGAGGACGGCAGCGAGGAGGGCGCCGAGCGTCTGGCGGCCTATTACCTTTGCGCCAATCGCGGCAAGCAGTCGCTGGCCGTGGATATCGCCACCGAGGCGGGCCAGGCGCTGGTGCGTCGGCTCGCCGCCGGCGCCGACGTGGTGCTGGAGAACTTCAAGGTCGGCGGTCTGGCCCGCTACGGGCTCGATCATCAGAGTCTCAAGGCAGTGAACCCCGGCCTGATCGGCTGCTCGATCACCGGCTTCGGCCAGGATGGCCCCTACGCCCATCGGGCCGGCTATGACTTCATGATCCAGGCCCTGGGCGGGCTGATGAGCCTGACCGGCGAGCCCGACGGCATGCCGATGAAGACCGGGGTGGCGATCACCGACGTGATGACCGGCCTCTATGCCGCTATCGGCGTGCTGGCGGCGCTGTACGAGCGGCAGCAGGGCAAGGGGTCATCACCCTCAGGGGGGCGTCATATCGACGTGGCGCTGCTCGACGTCCAGCTGGCGACCCTGGCCAATCAGGCGCTCAACGCCCGGGTGACGGGCGAGAACCCCGCGCGCCACGGCAACGCCCATCCCAATATCGTGCCCTACCAGGCCTTCGCCTGCGCCGACGGCTACCTGGTGCTGACGGTGGGCAACGATGCCCAGTTCGCGCGCCTGGCCGAGCTGCTGGGTCATCCCGAGTGGTCCGGCGATCCCGCCTTCGCCACCAACGCCGCTCGGGTTGCCCACCGCGAGTCGCTGGTGCCGCGGATCGCCGAGGCGCTCCTGACACGAGGGCGCGACGCCTGGCTGGCCGACCTCGAGGCCCTCGGCGTTCCTGCCGGGCCGATCAATACCCTGACCGAGGCCTTCGACGATCCTCAGGTGCGTCATCGCGGCCTGTGCCGCAGCCTGGCGCATGCCGATGGCCGGACGGTGCCGCAGATGGCCAACCCGCTGCGCTTCGACGGCGAGAGCGCCACCTCCGATTGCCCGCCGCCGGGCCTTGGCCAGGACAGCGATGCCGTGCTCGCCGAGCTGGGCCTCGACGCCGAGGCGATCGCGCGGCTGCGGCGGCTGAATATCGTGCGTTGA
- a CDS encoding uracil-xanthine permease family protein, producing the protein MTESTASSTAPTVESPLRTLIVGAQMLFVAFGSLVLVPLLTGLDPNVALFTAGIGTLVFHAVTRNSVPVFLASSFAFIAPIQSSVASFGVSATLGGLLAAGVVYVVISQIVRLKGTVWLHHLLPPVVVGPVIMVIGLALAPVAVDMATGGTSDAIGYGRAMVLSMASLLVTLVLAVFGRGLIRLIPILGGIVTGYVLAALMGVVDYTPVREAAWLAMPEFVAPSFHWAAVLFMIPVAIAPAVEHIGDMIAIGSVTRRNYLDKPGLHRTLLGDGLATCTASLFGGPPNTTYSEVTGAVTLTRAFNPRIMVVTAVIAVLLSFFGKLGAVLQTIPGPVMGGIMTLLFGSIAVVGMNTLVRAGKPLTAPRNLVVVSLILVFGIGGMQLGGGQFTLQGVGLAALVGILLNAILPRAEEE; encoded by the coding sequence ATGACGGAAAGTACCGCTTCCTCGACCGCCCCGACGGTCGAATCCCCGCTGCGTACGCTGATCGTCGGCGCCCAGATGCTGTTCGTGGCCTTCGGCTCGCTGGTGCTGGTGCCGCTGCTGACCGGTCTCGATCCCAACGTGGCGCTGTTCACCGCCGGCATCGGCACCCTGGTGTTCCACGCCGTGACCCGCAACAGCGTGCCGGTGTTTCTGGCCTCGTCCTTCGCCTTCATCGCGCCGATCCAGAGCTCGGTGGCGAGCTTCGGCGTGTCCGCGACCCTCGGCGGGCTGCTGGCCGCCGGCGTGGTCTACGTGGTGATCTCTCAGATCGTGCGCCTCAAGGGCACCGTCTGGCTGCATCACCTGTTGCCGCCGGTGGTGGTGGGCCCGGTGATCATGGTGATCGGCCTGGCCCTGGCGCCGGTCGCGGTGGACATGGCCACCGGCGGCACCAGCGATGCCATCGGCTACGGCCGAGCGATGGTGCTGTCCATGGCCAGCCTGCTGGTGACCCTGGTGCTGGCGGTGTTCGGCCGCGGCCTGATCCGTCTGATCCCGATCCTCGGCGGCATCGTCACCGGCTACGTGCTGGCCGCGCTGATGGGCGTGGTCGACTACACGCCGGTGCGTGAGGCGGCCTGGCTGGCGATGCCCGAGTTCGTGGCGCCGAGCTTCCACTGGGCGGCGGTGCTGTTCATGATTCCGGTGGCCATCGCCCCGGCGGTGGAGCACATCGGTGACATGATCGCCATCGGCTCGGTGACGCGTCGCAACTACCTGGACAAGCCCGGCCTGCACCGCACCCTGCTGGGCGACGGTCTGGCGACCTGCACGGCTTCGCTGTTCGGCGGCCCGCCCAACACCACCTACTCCGAGGTCACCGGTGCCGTGACCCTGACTCGCGCCTTCAATCCGCGGATCATGGTGGTCACCGCGGTGATCGCCGTGCTGCTGTCCTTTTTCGGCAAACTCGGTGCCGTGCTGCAGACCATTCCCGGCCCGGTGATGGGCGGCATCATGACCCTGCTGTTCGGCTCCATCGCGGTGGTCGGCATGAACACCCTGGTGCGCGCCGGCAAGCCGCTGACCGCACCGCGCAACCTGGTGGTGGTGTCGCTGATCCTGGTCTTCGGCATCGGCGGCATGCAGCTCGGCGGTGGCCAGTTCACGCTGCAGGGCGTCGGCCTCGCCGCGCTGGTGGGTATCCTGCTCAACGCCATCCTGCCGCGCGCCGAAGAGGAATAA
- the ung gene encoding uracil-DNA glycosylase, translated as MNSPLPDSWQRWLGDEFAAPYMQALRDFLAAEKAARKVIYPHSSDWFRAFELTPLDRVKVVILGQDPYHGPGQAHGLCFSVRPGVRIPPSLVNVYKELATDVDFVPVDHGNLEHWARQGVLLLNTSLTVEQGNAGSHRGKGWETFTDRAIATVSEHAEPTVFLLWGSHARQKKALIDTSRHLVLESPHPSPLSAHRGFFGNHHFSRANAFLAEHGREPVDWQLPATPE; from the coding sequence ATGAATAGCCCGTTACCCGACAGCTGGCAGCGCTGGCTCGGCGACGAGTTCGCCGCGCCCTACATGCAGGCGCTGCGTGACTTCCTGGCGGCCGAGAAGGCCGCCCGCAAGGTCATCTACCCGCATTCCTCCGACTGGTTTCGCGCCTTCGAGCTGACGCCACTGGATCGGGTCAAGGTGGTGATCCTCGGCCAGGACCCTTACCACGGGCCGGGCCAGGCCCACGGCCTGTGCTTCTCGGTGCGTCCCGGGGTACGCATTCCGCCGTCGCTGGTCAACGTCTACAAGGAGCTGGCCACCGACGTCGACTTCGTGCCCGTCGACCACGGCAACCTGGAGCACTGGGCGCGCCAGGGCGTGCTGCTGCTGAACACCTCGCTGACGGTGGAGCAGGGCAACGCCGGCTCCCATCGCGGCAAGGGCTGGGAGACGTTCACCGATCGCGCCATCGCCACGGTCAGCGAGCACGCCGAGCCCACGGTCTTCCTGCTGTGGGGTAGCCACGCGCGCCAGAAGAAGGCGTTGATCGACACCTCGCGCCATCTGGTGCTGGAGTCGCCGCACCCGTCGCCGCTGTCGGCGCACCGCGGCTTCTTCGGTAACCACCACTTCTCGCGAGCCAATGCCTTCCTCGCCGAGCACGGCCGTGAGCCGGTCGACTGGCAGCTGCCGGCCACGCCGGAGTGA